A window from Primulina eburnea isolate SZY01 chromosome 2, ASM2296580v1, whole genome shotgun sequence encodes these proteins:
- the LOC140823038 gene encoding L-ascorbate oxidase homolog, with translation MESRMILVALLLSVSIGVMAEDPYLFFDWKVTYGTIAPLGVPQQGILINGQFPGPKINCTSNNNIVVNVFNYLDEPLLLSWSGVQQRKNSWQDGTPGTMCPILPGQNYTYHFQVKDQIGSYFYFPTTGLQRASGGIGMLQIHSRDLIPVPFDVPANEFSVILGDWYNKGHKTLKRLLDSGRSIGKPDGIVINGKSGKVGDLIAEPLAVMEPGKTYRYRVCNAGLKNSINFRLQGHPLKLVELEGSHTVQNVYDSIDLHVGQCLSVLVTANQAPKDYYFVASSRFARRPDVAVSVVRYANGNGPASPVLPPAPAENSAGIAWSMNQFRSFRWNLTASAARPNPQGSYHYGKIDITRTIKVTNTRSMVDGKLRFGINGVSHVNTETPLKLAEYFGLSDKVFKYDLVKDEPTATGPAVVAPSVVNAVFRNFVEIVFENHEKTIQTWHLDGYSFFAVAIEPGRWSPDKRKLYNLQDAVSRHTIHVYPNSWAAVMTTLDNAGMWNLRSEMWERTYLGQQMYFSVLSPAKSLRDEYNIPEAQQLCGIVKGLPKPTPYAGT, from the coding sequence ATGGAGTCAAGAATGATCCTTGTGGCCTTGCTGCTCAGCGTCTCTATCGGGGTTATGGCCGAGGACCCATATCTATTTTTCGACTGGAAAGTCACTTACGGCACCATCGCTCCTCTAGGCGTTCCCCAGCAAGGTATTCTCATCAACGGTCAGTTCCCAGGTCCCAAGATCAACTGCACATCGAACAACAACATCGTCGTTAACGTTTTCAATTATCTGGATGAGCCATTGCTACTCTCATGGAGCGGAGTCCAGCAGAGGAAGAATTCGTGGCAAGATGGAACTCCTGGAACCATGTGTCCTATCTTACCCGGCCAGAACTATACATACCATTTCCAAGTCAAGGACCAGATCGGGAGCTACTTCTACTTCCCAACTACTGGCCTCCAGAGGGCTTCCGGTGGCATTGGAATGCTCCAGATCCACAGCCGTGACCTTATCCCGGTACCCTTCGACGTGCCTGCCAACGAATTCTCTGTCATTCTTGGAGATTGGTATAACAAAGGCCACAAGACTCTCAAAAGGCTACTAGACAGTGGGCGTTCCATCGGAAAGCCTGATGGTATTGTCATCAATGGAAAATCTGGCAAGGTTGGTGACCTTATTGCGGAGCCACTAGCTGTCATGGAGCCCGGGAAGACATACAGATACCGTGTGTGCAATGCGGGTTTGAAAAACTCCATCAACTTTAGGCTCCAAGGCCATCCTTTGAAGCTTGTCGAGTTGGAAGGCTCCCACACCGTGCAGAACGTGTATGACTCGATCGACCTTCACGTCGGGCAATGTTTGTCTGTTTTGGTGACCGCAAATCAAGCTCCAAAGGACTACTACTTCGTGGCATCAAGCCGCTTCGCTAGACGGCCCGATGTGGCTGTATCCGTGGTTCGCTATGCCAACGGTAATGGCCCCGCATCCCCAGTGCTCCCACCAGCACCTGCTGAGAACTCCGCCGGCATTGCCTGGTCGATGAACCAGTTCCGCTCATTCAGGTGGAATCTCACCGCCAGCGCTGCCCGCCCCAACCCTCAAGGCTCCTACCACTACGGAAAGATCGACATCACCCGCACAATCAAGGTAACCAACACCAGGTCAATGGTCGACGGCAAGCTACGCTTCGGCATCAACGGTGTCTCCCATGTCAACACCGAGACCCCATTGAAGCTCGCGGAATACTTCGGGTTGTCAGATAAGGTATTTAAATACGATCTGGTAAAGGACGAGCCCACAGCCACGGGGCCAGCCGTGGTCGCCCCTAGTGTTGTCAATGCTGTTTTCAGGAACTTCGTGGAGATTGTCTTCGAGAACCACGAGAAGACGATCCAAACGTGGCACTTGGACGGCTACTCATTCTTCGCAGTGGCTATCGAGCCCGGGAGGTGGAGCCCTGACAAGAGGAAGCTGTACAACCTGCAAGATGCTGTGAGCAGGCACACAATCCACGTGTACCCGAACTCATGGGCCGCCGTGATGACCACCCTGGACAACGCGGGAATGTGGAACCTGAGGTCCGAAATGTGGGAGAGGACCTATCTAGGACAACAAATGTACTTCAGTGTGCTGTCTCCGGCAAAGTCTTTGAGGGATGAGTACAACATTCCTGAAGCGCAGCAGCTTTGTGGCATTGTGAAGGGTCTGCCCAAGCCTACTCCATATGCTGGCACTTGA